The following are encoded together in the Robertmurraya sp. FSL R5-0851 genome:
- the acsA gene encoding acetate--CoA ligase — MKVEALSVVNGEFNLGNYDQMYKQFDWREVEKEFSWSETGRVNLAYEAIDRHAESYRKNKVALYYRDAERNEKYTFKEMKQYSNKAANALKSFGDVEKGDRVFIFMPRSPELYFAVLGAIKLGAIVGPLFEAFMEGAVRDRLEDSEAKVLVTTPELLERVPVDELPALKTIFLVGENIKEEGKFIDFKKRFEESSSKLDIEWVNLSDGLILHYTSGSTGKPKGVLHVHNAMIQHYQTAKWVLDLKEDDVYWCTADPGWVTGTSYGIFGPWLTGTSNVVVGGRFNPETWYKMIEEYGVSVWYSAPTAFRMLMGAGDEVVKRFDLSSLRHILSVGEPLNPEVVRWGMKVFQLRIHDTWWMTETGAQLICNYPCMEIKPGSMGKPIPGVKAAIVDDQGNELPPYRMGNLAIQKGWPSMMHTIWKNEQKYQSYFMPGGWYVSGDSAYMDEDGYFWFQGRIDDVIMTSGERVGPFEVESKLVEHPAVAEAGVIGKPDPVRGEIIKAFVALRDGYEVTEELKEDIRQFVKKGLAAHAAPREIEFRDKLPKTRSGKIMRRVLKAWELDLPTGDLSTMED; from the coding sequence ATGAAAGTGGAAGCGCTATCAGTAGTCAATGGGGAATTTAATCTAGGAAACTATGATCAAATGTACAAGCAATTCGACTGGCGAGAAGTGGAAAAGGAATTTTCATGGTCTGAAACAGGTCGAGTAAACCTTGCGTATGAAGCGATTGACCGACATGCAGAATCCTACCGTAAAAATAAGGTAGCTCTTTACTACCGAGATGCAGAACGTAATGAAAAGTACACGTTTAAAGAAATGAAGCAATACTCAAACAAAGCTGCTAATGCATTAAAATCATTTGGAGATGTGGAAAAAGGGGACCGTGTCTTCATTTTTATGCCGAGATCACCTGAATTGTATTTTGCTGTTTTAGGTGCTATTAAACTAGGAGCTATTGTTGGGCCATTATTTGAAGCATTTATGGAAGGTGCTGTTCGAGATCGTTTGGAAGACAGTGAGGCAAAGGTTCTTGTAACAACACCAGAACTTCTTGAAAGAGTCCCCGTAGATGAACTTCCTGCTTTAAAAACGATTTTCTTAGTGGGAGAAAATATTAAAGAAGAAGGAAAGTTTATCGATTTTAAAAAGAGATTTGAAGAGTCAAGCAGCAAGCTAGATATTGAATGGGTAAACCTTAGTGACGGACTCATTCTCCACTATACATCTGGGTCAACTGGAAAACCAAAAGGTGTACTGCATGTACATAATGCAATGATTCAACACTATCAAACGGCAAAATGGGTTTTAGATCTTAAGGAAGACGATGTGTACTGGTGTACAGCTGATCCAGGCTGGGTAACTGGAACTTCCTATGGAATCTTTGGGCCATGGCTAACAGGGACTTCTAATGTCGTAGTAGGTGGTCGCTTCAATCCAGAAACATGGTACAAAATGATTGAAGAGTACGGCGTTAGTGTCTGGTATAGTGCTCCAACTGCCTTTAGAATGCTGATGGGTGCCGGAGATGAAGTGGTAAAGCGCTTTGACTTAAGTAGCTTAAGGCATATTTTAAGTGTGGGTGAGCCTTTAAATCCAGAGGTCGTTCGTTGGGGAATGAAGGTATTCCAGCTTAGAATTCATGATACATGGTGGATGACAGAGACGGGTGCTCAATTAATTTGTAATTATCCTTGTATGGAAATCAAGCCAGGATCCATGGGGAAACCAATCCCAGGAGTAAAAGCAGCGATTGTTGATGACCAAGGGAATGAGCTGCCTCCATATCGAATGGGTAACCTAGCCATTCAAAAAGGCTGGCCATCCATGATGCATACCATTTGGAAAAATGAGCAGAAATACCAGTCTTATTTTATGCCGGGTGGTTGGTATGTGTCGGGTGACTCTGCCTATATGGATGAAGATGGTTATTTTTGGTTCCAAGGAAGAATTGACGATGTGATTATGACATCTGGTGAACGTGTTGGACCTTTTGAAGTCGAAAGCAAACTGGTCGAACATCCAGCAGTGGCTGAAGCAGGTGTTATTGGAAAGCCAGATCCAGTAAGAGGTGAAATCATAAAGGCATTTGTTGCATTAAGAGATGGATATGAAGTAACGGAAGAATTAAAGGAGGATATCCGTCAATTTGTGAAAAAAGGATTAGCGGCTCATGCTGCACCTCGTGAAATAGAATTTCGTGATAAACTGCCGAAAACTAGAAGTGGTAAAATTATGCGTCGCGTCTTAAAAGCGTGGGAGTTAGATTTACCTACTGGTGATCTTTCTACAATGGAAGATTAA
- a CDS encoding GNAT family N-acetyltransferase, translated as MEHSKIYNAKKLKTPHGDLIIEGPISPETLSGYEFHHDLVAFRPPAQQHQALIEIAALPEGRIIIARDRHTIVGYVTYLYPDPLERWSEGKMEDLIELGAIEVIPKYRGCSVGKNLLIVSMMDDAMEDFITITTEYYWHWDLKGTGLNVWEYRKIMEKMMNAGGLEYFATDDPEISSHPANCLMAKIGKRVPNESIEKFDRLRFMNRFMY; from the coding sequence ATGGAACATAGTAAAATATATAATGCAAAAAAATTAAAAACTCCCCATGGTGATTTAATTATTGAAGGTCCTATTTCTCCTGAAACCTTATCAGGTTATGAATTTCATCATGACTTAGTTGCTTTTCGCCCCCCAGCGCAACAGCATCAAGCACTAATTGAAATCGCTGCTCTGCCAGAAGGAAGGATTATTATAGCAAGGGACCGTCATACAATCGTTGGTTATGTTACCTACTTATATCCAGACCCCCTCGAGCGCTGGTCTGAGGGGAAAATGGAAGACCTAATTGAATTAGGTGCCATTGAAGTTATTCCTAAATACAGAGGTTGTAGTGTAGGGAAAAATTTACTTATTGTCTCTATGATGGATGATGCAATGGAAGATTTCATTACTATAACAACTGAATATTACTGGCACTGGGATTTGAAAGGTACTGGCTTGAACGTGTGGGAGTACCGCAAAATCATGGAAAAAATGATGAATGCCGGCGGTTTAGAATATTTTGCAACTGATGACCCTGAAATTAGCTCTCATCCGGCCAATTGCCTTATGGCTAAGATTGGAAAACGCGTTCCCAATGAATCGATTGAAAAGTTTGATCGATTAAGATTTATGAATCGTTTCATGTACTAA
- a CDS encoding acetoin utilization AcuB family protein: MIVEEIMKSDVSTLTSDNTIADAIQIMKTKRIRHLPVIDNSNQLIGLVTDRDIKEATPSIFYASEHSDVLQKPVKEIMRTNLITGHPLDFVEELSAVFYEHHISCVPIIKDQKLVGIVTETDLLHTLVQLTGAHQPGSQIEVKVPNRAGMLCEVTAVISKRKANLLSVLVYPDKKDENYKILVLRVQTMNPVTLINELKKAGYTVLWPNLPGITT; encoded by the coding sequence ATGATAGTCGAAGAGATTATGAAATCTGACGTCTCAACTTTGACCTCTGACAACACGATAGCAGACGCCATTCAAATAATGAAAACAAAACGGATCAGACATCTTCCTGTAATAGATAATAGCAATCAGCTCATCGGTTTAGTGACAGATCGTGATATTAAGGAGGCAACTCCATCCATTTTTTATGCATCAGAACACAGTGATGTGCTTCAAAAACCAGTGAAAGAAATTATGAGAACCAATCTTATTACTGGACATCCTTTAGACTTTGTAGAAGAACTTTCAGCTGTTTTTTATGAACACCATATAAGCTGTGTCCCAATCATAAAAGATCAAAAGCTGGTTGGAATCGTAACGGAAACAGATTTGTTACATACCTTGGTTCAATTAACTGGCGCCCATCAGCCTGGTTCTCAAATAGAAGTAAAAGTACCTAATCGAGCTGGAATGCTTTGTGAAGTTACTGCAGTAATTAGTAAGAGGAAAGCCAATTTACTAAGCGTGCTTGTCTATCCAGACAAAAAGGATGAAAACTATAAAATTTTAGTATTGAGAGTTCAAACGATGAATCCGGTCACTCTCATTAACGAATTAAAAAAAGCAGGATATACGGTCCTTTGGCCAAATCTGCCAGGGATTACGACATGA
- a CDS encoding acetoin utilization protein AcuC, which produces MINDSVFIFSEEQLKYKFNSNHPFNQLRLKITLDLLKQLNALSDHQIIQPRKASDEELQLIHDPRYINAVKLAGLGQLSAEKAENYGLGTDDTPIFPNMHDASSWLVGGTLTAVDYVMTGKAKHALNLGGGLHHGFKGKASGFCVYNDSSVAIKYLQEKYHARVLYVDTDAHHGDGVQWSFYDDPEVCTLSIHETGRYLFPGTGNVNERGHGKGYGFSFNIPVDAFTEDESWLEAYTTSLTEVAAFFKPDVIVTQNGVDSHYLDPLTHLSATMKIYREIPKLAHRIAHQYCEGRWIAVGGGGYDIWRVVPRAWSLLWLEMTNNTELSNDPLPLEWIQSWQSKASVPLPKHWDDPSNLYPPIPRKAEITEKNAQTVEKALYPIRNHKKSIEKG; this is translated from the coding sequence ATGATCAATGATTCTGTTTTTATCTTTTCTGAAGAACAACTAAAGTACAAATTTAACTCCAATCATCCTTTTAATCAGCTTCGCCTAAAAATCACTCTAGATTTATTAAAACAATTGAATGCCCTATCTGATCATCAAATAATTCAACCTAGGAAAGCTAGCGATGAAGAATTACAGCTTATTCATGATCCTAGATATATTAATGCAGTAAAGCTAGCTGGTCTCGGTCAACTCTCTGCTGAAAAAGCAGAAAATTATGGCCTTGGAACAGATGATACTCCAATATTCCCAAATATGCATGATGCAAGTTCCTGGCTGGTTGGGGGAACATTAACTGCGGTTGACTATGTCATGACAGGGAAAGCCAAACATGCACTGAATCTTGGTGGTGGCCTACATCACGGTTTTAAAGGAAAGGCTTCTGGCTTTTGTGTCTATAATGATAGTTCCGTAGCTATAAAGTATCTTCAAGAAAAATACCATGCAAGAGTTCTTTATGTGGATACAGATGCTCACCATGGTGATGGGGTACAATGGTCCTTTTATGATGATCCAGAGGTTTGTACATTGTCCATACATGAAACAGGGAGATATTTATTTCCTGGTACAGGGAATGTGAATGAAAGAGGGCACGGAAAAGGATACGGTTTTTCCTTTAACATCCCTGTCGATGCCTTTACAGAGGACGAATCGTGGCTAGAAGCGTATACCACCTCCTTAACGGAAGTTGCTGCTTTTTTCAAACCAGATGTGATCGTAACCCAGAATGGTGTTGATTCACATTATTTGGACCCTTTGACCCATTTATCAGCAACCATGAAGATCTATCGTGAAATTCCTAAGCTTGCCCATCGTATTGCCCATCAGTATTGTGAAGGTAGATGGATTGCTGTTGGTGGTGGAGGCTATGATATATGGAGAGTCGTACCTAGAGCTTGGTCATTACTCTGGCTTGAAATGACCAATAACACAGAGCTTTCGAATGATCCACTACCATTAGAGTGGATTCAATCATGGCAGTCAAAAGCCTCTGTCCCTCTACCAAAACATTGGGACGACCCAAGCAATTTATATCCACCCATTCCTCGGAAAGCTGAAATTACTGAAAAGAATGCTCAGACAGTCGAAAAAGCTTTATACCCGATCCGTAACCATAAAAAGAGTATTGAAAAAGGCTGA
- the motS gene encoding flagellar motor protein MotS: protein MKFTKKHRQPPKGAPRWMVTFSDLVTLVLVFFILLFSMSQIDLIKFQALADSMRDKQFLDFYPSIVPLEGQGESEQEENSEAAQSLDNLLQEVQSYLDDNGLNNVIVANRTERGVVLVLQEQALFRSGEAEILNESNAFLDKVGTMLGEMPNLVKVEGHTDNRPITTERYPSNWELSAARAGSVIRYLIENFHLDSARFIAVGYGETRPIVPNNSEENWQKNRRVEIVISDPKYNANEIAD from the coding sequence ATGAAATTTACTAAAAAACATCGGCAGCCTCCTAAAGGGGCACCACGTTGGATGGTAACCTTTTCTGATTTAGTAACCCTAGTACTCGTCTTTTTTATACTTTTATTTTCTATGTCACAAATCGATCTAATTAAGTTCCAAGCACTAGCTGACTCGATGAGAGATAAGCAATTCTTAGATTTTTATCCTTCCATTGTACCACTAGAAGGACAGGGCGAGTCGGAACAGGAAGAGAATAGTGAAGCTGCTCAAAGTTTAGATAATCTTTTGCAAGAGGTCCAATCCTATTTAGACGATAATGGATTAAACAACGTCATCGTTGCCAATCGAACAGAGCGAGGTGTAGTGTTAGTTCTTCAAGAACAAGCATTGTTCCGGTCAGGGGAAGCAGAGATTCTAAATGAATCCAATGCTTTTTTGGATAAAGTGGGAACGATGCTTGGGGAGATGCCGAATCTTGTAAAGGTGGAAGGGCACACAGACAATCGACCCATTACCACTGAGCGGTATCCATCCAATTGGGAGCTTTCTGCAGCTAGAGCTGGTTCAGTCATCAGATATTTAATTGAAAACTTTCATCTTGATTCAGCTAGGTTTATTGCTGTTGGATACGGTGAGACGAGACCGATTGTTCCCAACAATAGTGAGGAGAATTGGCAAAAAAATCGTAGGGTTGAGATTGTCATCTCTGATCCAAAATACAATGCCAATGAAATAGCGGATTAA
- the motP gene encoding flagellar motor protein MotP, with the protein MKKLDVLTPIGLTIGVIMLLFGIVYNGGMSGLLSFVDPASLLIVIGGLLSGLLVSFSLKDIKQMIKVMRQSFSSDERKLQDLIDTFVHLSGKARREGLLSLEMEIDQVEDRFLRKGMLLAIDGTDPDVIQDILLAEIAAMEERHRKGRAILEKAGDYAPAWGMIGTLIGLVLMLKNLNDPSTLGPNMAIALLTTLYGSLLANLVFIPIAAKLELKTEKEAFLKQIIVEGVIGVQSGQNPNLLQEKLSAFLSQEEREAKEKELNREDLDDEIY; encoded by the coding sequence ATGAAAAAGCTTGATGTTCTAACACCTATCGGATTGACGATAGGTGTAATTATGCTGTTATTTGGAATTGTTTACAACGGGGGAATGAGCGGACTATTATCATTTGTTGACCCTGCATCATTGCTTATTGTTATAGGAGGACTACTTTCAGGCTTACTTGTCAGCTTTTCTTTAAAGGATATAAAGCAGATGATCAAAGTTATGAGACAGTCTTTTTCTTCTGATGAAAGGAAGCTTCAAGATTTGATAGATACCTTTGTTCATTTATCGGGCAAAGCGAGAAGAGAAGGTCTTCTTTCACTTGAAATGGAGATCGATCAAGTAGAAGATCGGTTTCTACGAAAAGGGATGTTATTAGCTATTGATGGAACGGATCCTGATGTGATTCAAGATATTCTATTAGCTGAAATTGCAGCGATGGAAGAACGTCATAGAAAAGGAAGGGCGATTCTTGAGAAGGCTGGTGATTATGCACCAGCTTGGGGGATGATTGGGACATTAATAGGGCTTGTTCTCATGCTCAAAAATTTAAATGACCCATCAACACTAGGACCTAATATGGCAATCGCTTTATTAACCACTTTATATGGATCCTTGCTTGCGAACCTTGTCTTTATACCTATAGCAGCAAAACTAGAGTTGAAGACAGAAAAGGAAGCTTTTCTAAAACAGATCATTGTTGAAGGAGTTATTGGTGTCCAATCAGGACAAAATCCGAATCTTCTTCAAGAGAAGCTAAGTGCCTTTCTGTCTCAAGAAGAACGTGAAGCGAAGGAAAAAGAGTTAAATCGCGAGGATTTAGACGATGAAATTTACTAA